A genomic stretch from Caballeronia sp. LZ062 includes:
- a CDS encoding fatty acid desaturase, which produces MPRYLDDVQRDAIQDRRASWRWRSEWPTWLVIVTVHGGWFAVAINARTLGLPLALGLLAVLSCWYMSLQHELLHGHPTRWPLVNMMFGLAPLAVWFPYAVYRASHLRHHDDAHLTVPGSDPESYYVTPAQWANAGVVLRAAVAARNTFVGRLLIGPWFAIAASWREAAQAVLHREWRIVASWMAHLAALAVLAWWLDARCGVPWRAFLGVGYAALALSSVRSFQEHRAVGAERERTVLNEASWPWRLLFLNNNYHAVHHDLPGVPWFALGAIYSERRDAYRASNGGFVVRGYGEWLRRYALAQAAAPVHPFAASGEDAGERTFARVERAEAASGSV; this is translated from the coding sequence ATGCCACGCTATCTCGACGACGTCCAACGCGATGCAATCCAGGATCGACGCGCGTCGTGGCGCTGGCGCAGCGAATGGCCGACATGGCTCGTGATCGTCACGGTGCATGGCGGCTGGTTCGCCGTCGCCATCAACGCGCGCACGCTCGGATTGCCGCTCGCGCTCGGGCTGCTCGCGGTGCTGTCGTGCTGGTACATGTCGCTTCAGCACGAGCTGTTGCACGGGCATCCGACGCGCTGGCCTCTCGTCAACATGATGTTCGGGCTGGCGCCGCTCGCGGTGTGGTTCCCGTATGCGGTCTATCGCGCGTCGCATCTGCGTCATCACGACGATGCGCATCTGACCGTCCCGGGCAGCGATCCCGAGAGCTACTACGTAACGCCCGCGCAGTGGGCGAACGCGGGCGTCGTGCTGCGCGCCGCAGTCGCCGCGCGCAACACGTTCGTGGGCCGTCTGCTGATCGGGCCGTGGTTCGCCATTGCCGCGTCGTGGCGGGAAGCCGCGCAGGCGGTTCTCCATCGCGAATGGCGGATCGTCGCCAGCTGGATGGCGCACCTTGCGGCGCTGGCGGTTCTCGCGTGGTGGCTCGACGCGCGATGCGGCGTGCCGTGGCGCGCGTTCCTTGGCGTGGGCTATGCGGCGCTGGCGCTTTCGTCGGTGCGCTCGTTTCAGGAGCATCGCGCGGTCGGTGCCGAGCGCGAGCGCACGGTTCTCAACGAGGCTTCATGGCCGTGGCGGCTGCTGTTTCTGAACAACAACTACCATGCGGTGCACCACGATCTGCCGGGCGTGCCGTGGTTCGCGCTCGGCGCGATCTACAGCGAGCGGCGCGACGCGTATCGCGCGAGCAACGGCGGTTTCGTCGTGCGGGGATACGGCGAGTGGTTGCGGCGATATGCGCTCGCGCAGGCAGCCGCGCCGGTGCATCCGTTCGCGGCCTCGGGCGAGGATGCGGGGGAACGGACGTTCGCCCGTG
- the zwf gene encoding glucose-6-phosphate dehydrogenase, whose product MPNDSDNSSQASASNPSSASPEAKRRAPACTLVIFGAGGDLTRRLLMPALYNLSADGLLDDDMQIIGVNHGERETSEWRDELTESLRKFAADKASTFHTSKLDEDAWNRVANKLEYFAGEFDNEETFARLKERLGQSKSGNVVFYLAVSARFFAPIAEHLGRAGLLEEKDGAFRRLVIEKPFGTDLASAQALNRCILAYAQESQIYRIDHFLGKDTVQSILAVRFANAMFEPVWRREYIDHVQITASETIGVEGRGSFYEQTGAFRDMVPNHLFQLLGMVAMEPPNSFDAESVRDKKAEVFDAMKPLSPRDVVFGQYEAGAAGPGYREEPGVAKDSRTETYAAARVYVENWRWAGVPFYLRTGKRLAERRTEISVQLKAVPFRLFRDTPVDALTPNVYTLRIDPAHGTSFDFNVKVPGPVMQVGAVRSAFDYGDFFAERANVGYETLLYDCMLGDETLFQRADSIETAWAVVDSVLHPDGDLPVHGYAAGSDGPQEADRLLAEDGRTWRPLTDNRKKN is encoded by the coding sequence ATGCCGAACGATTCAGACAATAGCAGCCAGGCAAGTGCTTCGAACCCGTCTTCGGCGTCACCCGAAGCCAAGCGCCGCGCGCCTGCGTGCACGCTCGTGATCTTCGGCGCAGGCGGCGATCTCACGCGGCGGCTCTTGATGCCCGCGCTCTACAACCTGTCCGCTGACGGTCTGCTCGACGACGACATGCAGATCATCGGCGTCAATCACGGCGAGCGCGAAACGTCCGAGTGGCGCGACGAGCTGACCGAATCGCTGCGCAAGTTCGCCGCCGACAAGGCCAGCACGTTCCATACGTCGAAGCTCGACGAGGACGCGTGGAATCGCGTCGCGAACAAGCTCGAATACTTCGCGGGCGAGTTCGACAACGAAGAAACCTTCGCGCGGCTCAAGGAGCGCCTCGGCCAGTCGAAGAGCGGCAATGTCGTGTTCTATCTCGCCGTGAGCGCGCGGTTCTTTGCGCCGATCGCGGAACATCTCGGGCGCGCCGGGCTGCTCGAAGAGAAAGACGGCGCGTTCAGGCGGCTCGTCATCGAGAAGCCGTTCGGCACCGACCTCGCGTCGGCGCAGGCGCTCAACCGCTGCATTCTCGCCTACGCGCAGGAATCGCAGATTTATCGCATCGACCACTTTCTCGGCAAGGACACGGTGCAGAGCATTCTCGCGGTGCGCTTCGCCAACGCCATGTTCGAGCCGGTCTGGCGGCGCGAATATATCGACCACGTGCAGATCACGGCGTCCGAGACCATCGGCGTGGAAGGGCGCGGCAGCTTCTACGAGCAGACGGGCGCGTTCCGCGACATGGTGCCGAATCATCTGTTTCAGCTGCTCGGCATGGTGGCGATGGAACCGCCTAATTCCTTCGACGCCGAAAGCGTGCGCGACAAGAAAGCCGAAGTCTTCGACGCGATGAAGCCGCTTTCTCCGCGCGACGTGGTGTTCGGGCAATATGAAGCGGGCGCGGCGGGCCCGGGCTATCGCGAAGAGCCGGGCGTGGCGAAAGACAGTCGCACGGAGACGTACGCGGCGGCGCGCGTCTATGTCGAGAACTGGCGCTGGGCGGGCGTGCCGTTCTATTTGCGCACCGGCAAGCGGCTGGCCGAACGCCGCACGGAAATTTCGGTGCAACTGAAGGCGGTGCCGTTCCGGCTGTTCCGCGATACGCCCGTCGATGCCCTCACGCCGAACGTCTACACGTTGCGCATCGATCCGGCGCACGGCACTTCGTTCGATTTCAACGTCAAGGTGCCGGGCCCCGTGATGCAGGTCGGCGCGGTGCGCTCGGCGTTCGACTACGGCGATTTCTTCGCCGAACGCGCGAACGTCGGCTACGAGACGCTGCTCTACGACTGCATGCTCGGCGACGAAACGCTCTTTCAGCGTGCCGACAGCATCGAGACGGCATGGGCGGTGGTGGATAGCGTGCTGCATCCGGACGGCGACTTGCCCGTGCATGGCTACGCGGCGGGCAGCGACGGACCGCAGGAAGCGGATCGCCTTTTGGCCGAGGATGGCCGCACGTGGCGTCCGCTGACCGATAACCGCAAGAAGAACTGA
- a CDS encoding penicillin-binding protein 2 yields MINSKKTRGGREFHTHHRSAMLAQRLPAWRSTFVVAGLTAAFLALAGRALWVQVVDHAFYIGEGQKRYQRTLALEATRGRIVDRHGAMLAVSLATYEVWANPKLLDAARADDLAKWLDVPASELTRRIATDRRFVLLKRQVDAETAERIAEVGRAGITLVPDTKRFYPEGESAAHVVGFTDNEDRGQEGVELAADARLAGAAGQREVIRDRLGRVVSQIGETEMPQNGETIHLTIDRRIQQLAHAQLKAAVAKHRARAGSVVVLDAKNGEVLALANYPSFDPNDRHRLTGEQLRNRALTDTFEPGSTIKPLVAALAIDLGHVRPDTRIDTNPGTLKIGPNVIHDTSNHGVITVAEAVQMSSNVALTKLALKIPARTIWDTYRDYGIGQAPDLTFPGAATGRLRAPERWKPIEQATMAYGYGLSLSLLQIAQIYTAYAGDGRFHAATLIQGEKRRASTPVVQPATAAAVRDMLEAATGSDGTGRAAAVAGYRVGGKTGTARKQIGRAYAANKYRASFVGIAPMSDPRVIVAVMIDEPSGGAYYGGTVAGPVFSGIVGGTLPLLGVPPDA; encoded by the coding sequence ATGATCAACAGCAAGAAGACCCGCGGCGGCCGCGAATTCCACACGCATCACCGCAGCGCCATGCTCGCGCAACGGCTGCCGGCGTGGCGTTCCACGTTCGTCGTTGCCGGCTTGACCGCCGCGTTTCTCGCGCTCGCCGGGCGCGCGCTCTGGGTGCAAGTCGTCGATCACGCGTTCTACATCGGCGAAGGACAGAAGCGCTATCAGCGAACGCTGGCGCTCGAAGCGACGCGCGGCCGCATCGTCGACCGGCACGGCGCGATGCTCGCGGTGAGCCTCGCCACCTACGAAGTCTGGGCCAATCCCAAGCTCCTGGATGCCGCGCGCGCCGACGACCTCGCCAAATGGCTGGACGTGCCGGCAAGCGAACTCACGCGCCGCATCGCGACGGATCGCCGCTTCGTGCTGCTCAAGCGCCAGGTGGACGCAGAGACGGCCGAGCGCATCGCCGAAGTGGGTCGCGCGGGCATCACGCTCGTGCCGGACACGAAACGCTTCTATCCCGAAGGCGAATCGGCGGCGCATGTCGTCGGCTTCACGGATAACGAGGATCGCGGTCAGGAAGGCGTCGAGCTGGCCGCCGACGCGCGGCTCGCGGGTGCCGCCGGTCAGCGCGAAGTGATCCGCGACCGGCTGGGGCGCGTGGTATCGCAGATTGGCGAGACGGAGATGCCGCAAAACGGCGAGACGATTCACCTGACGATCGACCGGCGCATCCAGCAACTCGCACATGCGCAACTGAAAGCGGCTGTCGCGAAGCATCGGGCGCGCGCCGGCAGCGTCGTCGTGCTGGACGCAAAGAATGGCGAAGTGCTGGCGCTCGCGAATTATCCGAGCTTCGATCCCAACGACCGCCACCGTCTCACGGGCGAGCAGCTTCGCAATCGTGCGCTCACCGATACCTTCGAGCCCGGCTCGACCATCAAGCCGCTCGTCGCCGCGCTCGCCATCGACCTCGGTCACGTGCGGCCGGATACGCGCATCGACACGAATCCCGGCACGCTGAAAATCGGTCCGAACGTGATTCACGACACGTCGAATCACGGCGTCATCACGGTGGCCGAGGCCGTGCAGATGTCGAGCAACGTCGCGCTGACGAAGCTCGCGCTGAAGATTCCCGCGCGGACCATCTGGGACACGTACCGCGACTACGGCATCGGTCAGGCGCCGGATCTGACGTTTCCGGGCGCCGCCACCGGTAGGCTGCGCGCGCCGGAACGCTGGAAGCCCATCGAACAGGCGACGATGGCCTACGGCTACGGGCTGTCGCTCTCGCTCTTGCAGATCGCGCAGATCTACACGGCGTATGCCGGCGACGGGCGCTTTCACGCCGCCACGCTGATCCAGGGCGAGAAGCGCCGCGCGAGCACGCCGGTCGTGCAGCCCGCGACGGCCGCCGCCGTGCGCGACATGCTCGAAGCGGCGACAGGTTCGGACGGCACCGGACGCGCCGCCGCCGTCGCTGGCTATCGTGTCGGCGGCAAGACCGGCACCGCGCGCAAGCAGATCGGGCGCGCGTATGCGGCGAACAAGTATCGCGCGTCGTTCGTCGGGATCGCGCCGATGAGCGATCCGCGCGTGATCGTCGCCGTGATGATCGACGAGCCGTCGGGCGGCGCGTACTACGGCGGGACCGTCGCCGGGCCGGTGTTCTCCGGCATCGTCGGGGGCACCCTGCCGCTGCTCGGCGTGCCGCCGGACGCGTAA
- a CDS encoding HoxN/HupN/NixA family nickel/cobalt transporter, with translation MTRPTDSGTASISQATRRLPARSARLFAGLIAFNVLAWLWALIAFRHYPLLMGTSLLAYSLGLRHAVDADHIAAIDNVTRKLMQQGKRPLSVGIYFSLGHSTVVMLATALIAATALAVQARFAAFREIGGLIGTSFSAFFLFAIAAMNLIVLRGVWGAFRRARRGETLREDDTGLLVGGGLLARIARPLFALIGKSWHMYPLGFLFGLGFDTATEIGLMGIAASEAARGMPVWSILVFPVLFAAGMSLIDTADSLLMVGAYGWAFMKPVRKLYYNLTVTLASVVIAVFVGSVELLGLLADRLQLKGGLWNLAAWLSDHFGALGYAVIGLFAACWVASALLYKWRGYDAADDALDSGIAR, from the coding sequence ATGACCCGACCCACCGATTCCGGCACCGCGTCGATCTCTCAGGCCACGCGGCGGCTGCCCGCCCGCTCCGCGCGTCTTTTCGCCGGACTCATCGCGTTCAACGTGCTCGCGTGGCTTTGGGCGCTCATCGCGTTTCGTCACTATCCGCTGCTCATGGGGACGTCGCTGCTCGCCTATTCGCTCGGACTTCGCCATGCTGTCGATGCCGACCACATCGCCGCCATCGATAACGTCACGCGCAAGCTGATGCAGCAGGGCAAGCGACCGCTCTCCGTCGGCATCTATTTCTCGCTGGGACACTCGACGGTCGTGATGCTCGCGACGGCGCTCATTGCCGCGACTGCGCTTGCCGTACAGGCGCGCTTCGCGGCGTTTCGCGAGATCGGCGGGTTGATCGGCACGTCGTTTTCGGCATTTTTCCTGTTCGCCATCGCCGCGATGAACCTCATCGTGCTGCGCGGCGTGTGGGGCGCGTTCCGCCGTGCGCGGCGCGGCGAAACGTTGCGCGAGGACGATACCGGCCTGCTCGTCGGCGGCGGGCTGCTCGCGCGCATTGCGCGGCCGCTGTTCGCGCTCATCGGCAAAAGCTGGCACATGTACCCGCTGGGCTTCCTGTTCGGCCTCGGCTTCGATACGGCGACCGAGATCGGGCTGATGGGCATCGCGGCGTCCGAAGCGGCACGCGGCATGCCGGTCTGGTCCATTCTCGTGTTTCCCGTGCTGTTCGCGGCCGGCATGTCCCTGATCGACACCGCCGACAGCCTGTTGATGGTCGGCGCCTACGGCTGGGCGTTCATGAAACCGGTCCGCAAGCTGTACTACAACCTGACGGTGACGCTGGCGTCGGTGGTCATAGCGGTGTTCGTCGGCAGCGTGGAGTTGCTGGGTCTTCTCGCGGACCGCCTGCAACTCAAGGGCGGGCTCTGGAACCTGGCCGCGTGGCTGTCGGACCATTTCGGCGCACTCGGGTATGCGGTCATCGGACTCTTCGCCGCGTGCTGGGTCGCATCGGCGCTTCTCTACAAGTGGCGCGGCTACGACGCAGCCGACGATGCGCTGGACTCCGGCATCGCACGCTAG
- a CDS encoding formate/nitrite transporter family protein — protein sequence MADTQDGSREGGSAGAESPNLDDTQREQAAKHSTPHALVIHEIVREEGEAAMERTFAALTWSALAAGLSMGFSFLVQAILESAVPETHWSSLITSLGYTIGFVFVILGRQQLFTESTLTAVLPVLTRRDMKTVAKTLRLWVIVLVFNLIGTAIFASLLQLPGVFSPEVTEALAKVAKAPFSGSFGVTVARALFAGWLIALMVWLLPSARSARLLTILLVTYTIAVAKLSHVIAGSAEAAYAVLSGAASLSDYFLVFLVPTLIGNILGGVSLVAIVNHAAIAPEINGTPQNAD from the coding sequence ATGGCAGATACGCAGGACGGCTCGCGAGAGGGCGGTTCCGCAGGCGCGGAGTCCCCGAACCTCGACGATACTCAACGGGAGCAGGCGGCCAAGCATTCCACGCCGCATGCGCTCGTGATCCACGAGATCGTGCGGGAGGAGGGCGAGGCCGCGATGGAGCGGACCTTCGCCGCGTTGACGTGGTCCGCGCTGGCCGCCGGGCTCTCGATGGGCTTCTCGTTTCTCGTGCAGGCGATACTGGAAAGCGCGGTGCCGGAGACGCACTGGAGCAGCCTTATCACGAGCCTCGGCTATACCATCGGCTTCGTGTTCGTCATTCTCGGACGGCAGCAGTTGTTCACCGAAAGCACGCTGACGGCGGTGTTGCCCGTCCTCACGCGCCGCGACATGAAGACGGTCGCCAAGACTCTGCGCCTGTGGGTGATCGTGCTGGTGTTCAATCTGATCGGCACGGCGATTTTCGCGAGCCTGCTGCAGCTTCCCGGCGTGTTCTCGCCGGAGGTCACCGAGGCGCTTGCCAAGGTCGCGAAGGCGCCGTTCTCCGGCAGCTTCGGCGTGACGGTCGCACGGGCGCTTTTTGCCGGCTGGCTGATCGCGCTGATGGTCTGGCTTCTGCCGAGCGCGCGGTCGGCGCGTCTGCTCACGATCCTGCTCGTCACCTACACCATCGCGGTCGCGAAGCTCTCGCACGTGATCGCGGGGTCGGCCGAAGCAGCCTACGCGGTGTTGTCGGGCGCGGCGAGCCTGTCCGACTACTTCCTCGTGTTCCTCGTGCCGACGCTCATCGGCAATATCCTCGGCGGCGTGTCGCTCGTGGCGATCGTCAATCACGCGGCCATCGCGCCGGAAATCAACGGCACGCCGCAGAACGCGGACTGA
- a CDS encoding ROK family protein: MTSVSTETRTKQRKRVTTAKGAVKADRILAIDIGGTGLKAAVLSEDGEMKTERLRVPTPKPATPDAVVDAIISLVQPALAEPPTHISIGFPGVVRDNVVLTAPNLGNKYWQRVPLADMISQRLGGMPARMINDAEMQGLAAIQGHGIEFVLTLGTGAGTALFRDGELMPHLELAHHPVSKSRTYDEYIGNAAREKAGSKRWNRRVEKVIAILDTLVNYDKLWIGGGNAAHLNFELPPNVAVVSNAAGIEGGAKLWHPRSVRETRQLSDFNQREGAPT, encoded by the coding sequence ATGACAAGCGTGAGCACGGAAACCAGAACGAAGCAAAGAAAACGCGTGACCACCGCGAAGGGCGCGGTGAAGGCGGATCGCATACTCGCCATCGACATCGGCGGGACGGGGTTGAAGGCTGCGGTGCTGTCCGAAGACGGCGAGATGAAGACCGAACGGCTGCGCGTGCCGACGCCCAAGCCCGCGACGCCCGACGCGGTCGTCGATGCGATCATCTCGCTCGTGCAGCCGGCGCTCGCGGAGCCGCCGACGCATATTTCCATCGGCTTTCCGGGCGTCGTGCGCGATAACGTCGTGCTGACCGCGCCGAATCTCGGCAACAAATACTGGCAGCGCGTGCCGCTCGCGGACATGATCTCGCAGCGTCTCGGCGGCATGCCCGCGCGCATGATCAACGATGCCGAAATGCAGGGGCTCGCGGCCATACAAGGGCACGGTATTGAGTTCGTGCTGACGCTCGGCACGGGCGCTGGAACCGCGCTCTTTCGCGACGGCGAACTGATGCCGCATCTGGAACTCGCGCATCACCCGGTGTCGAAGAGCCGTACCTACGACGAATACATCGGCAACGCGGCGCGCGAGAAGGCCGGCAGCAAGCGCTGGAACCGGCGCGTCGAAAAGGTGATCGCCATTCTCGACACGCTCGTCAACTACGACAAGCTGTGGATCGGCGGCGGCAACGCCGCGCACCTGAATTTCGAGCTGCCGCCGAACGTGGCGGTCGTATCGAACGCGGCGGGCATCGAGGGCGGCGCGAAGCTGTGGCATCCGCGCTCCGTTCGCGAGACTCGCCAACTCTCCGACTTCAATCAGCGCGAAGGAGCGCCTACATGA
- the infA gene encoding translation initiation factor IF-1, whose protein sequence is MAKEELIELDGIVDEVLPDSRYRVTLDNGVVVGAYASGRMRKNHIRILAGDRVTLEMSVYDMTKGRINFRHKDERASGGGAARAPMRRR, encoded by the coding sequence ATGGCGAAAGAAGAACTGATCGAACTCGACGGTATCGTTGACGAAGTGCTTCCCGACAGCCGCTATCGCGTGACGCTGGACAACGGCGTCGTTGTCGGCGCTTATGCCTCGGGCCGCATGCGCAAGAACCACATCCGCATTCTGGCGGGCGACCGCGTGACGCTGGAAATGTCGGTCTACGACATGACCAAAGGCCGCATCAACTTCCGTCACAAGGACGAACGCGCGAGCGGCGGCGGCGCGGCCCGCGCCCCGATGCGCCGGCGTTAA
- a CDS encoding HAD family hydrolase, protein MNANGQFGLHSVNGDGAAALEALAQVQLVVSDCDGTLLHTDKSISEAAKEAVRRLRQAGVEFTVASSRPGAGMRYIVETLGVDMPYASYNGGNLVQPGTWEVLAAHKLPRDAVQTSLEALASAGVDAWVFVGDVWYLTNPDGAYVPRERRTVGYDGVLVQRFDDVDLDAVDKIVGSTADAPLLERVEAQLQTQLEGRANAARSQSYYLDITHLLANKGDVVRELAKRKNVPLERVAVLGDMSNDIAMFEIAGLSIAMGQASETVQRRASLVSSTNDEDGFAVGINALLSARGL, encoded by the coding sequence ATGAATGCCAATGGCCAATTCGGTTTGCACAGCGTGAACGGCGACGGCGCCGCCGCGCTCGAAGCGCTCGCGCAGGTGCAGCTCGTCGTCTCGGACTGCGACGGCACGCTGCTCCACACCGACAAGTCGATCAGCGAGGCCGCGAAAGAGGCGGTGCGGCGTCTGCGGCAAGCGGGCGTCGAGTTCACGGTCGCGAGCAGTCGGCCCGGCGCGGGTATGCGCTATATCGTGGAGACGCTCGGCGTCGACATGCCGTATGCGTCGTATAACGGCGGCAATCTCGTTCAGCCGGGCACGTGGGAAGTGCTCGCCGCGCACAAGCTGCCGCGCGACGCGGTACAGACGTCGCTGGAAGCGCTCGCGTCCGCGGGCGTGGATGCGTGGGTGTTCGTCGGCGACGTGTGGTATCTGACCAATCCCGACGGCGCGTATGTGCCGCGCGAACGGCGCACGGTCGGCTACGACGGCGTGCTGGTGCAGCGTTTCGACGATGTGGATCTGGATGCCGTCGACAAGATCGTCGGCTCGACGGCGGATGCGCCGCTGCTCGAACGCGTCGAAGCGCAGCTGCAGACGCAGCTCGAAGGGCGCGCGAACGCGGCGCGCTCGCAGAGCTATTACCTCGACATCACGCATCTGCTCGCGAACAAGGGCGACGTGGTGCGCGAACTCGCGAAGCGCAAGAACGTGCCGCTCGAGCGCGTGGCCGTGCTCGGCGACATGAGTAACGATATCGCGATGTTCGAGATTGCAGGGCTATCGATTGCGATGGGGCAGGCGTCTGAGACGGTGCAACGACGCGCGAGCCTCGTCTCGTCGACGAACGACGAGGACGGCTTCGCGGTGGGGATCAATGCGCTCTTGTCGGCGCGTGGGTTGTAG
- a CDS encoding beta-xylosidase, protein MSALRNRTAATLIAGLAASFFATCASAQITKPEGSDQQENRTSDSTSRANPSGVAVHETQKQQSKDSAGKSRGPTVGKEHSTNGAGGFNNGLYGTGAGNNK, encoded by the coding sequence ATGTCCGCATTACGCAATCGAACCGCCGCCACGCTGATCGCGGGGCTTGCCGCCAGCTTCTTTGCCACTTGCGCCAGCGCGCAGATCACAAAGCCCGAAGGCTCCGATCAGCAGGAAAACCGCACGTCCGATTCCACGTCGCGCGCCAATCCGTCCGGCGTCGCCGTGCACGAGACGCAGAAGCAGCAATCGAAGGACTCCGCGGGCAAATCGCGCGGGCCGACCGTCGGCAAGGAACACTCGACGAACGGCGCCGGCGGCTTCAACAACGGTCTGTACGGCACGGGCGCGGGCAACAACAAATAA
- a CDS encoding arylamine N-acetyltransferase: protein MTSHDTLIDLPAYLARIGFSGGERPAPTLDTLRALHLLHPQAIPFENLDVLLGRPVRIDIESIQRKLVMNRRGGYCYEHNLLFRSVLEALGFRVKSYAGRVLWGRDASVMPPRSHMLLVVELDEGAFAVDVGFGGMTLSAPLALQAGLEQITPHGAFRLQRIDWDAGLPNYRMEALIDGTWTALYRFNLDPQYDIDYEMSNYFVSTYPQSIFVHNLLVARLAPGRRYGLYNLRLSLHDERAGTTHRELESVEALRQVLSEDIGIRLPDADGTIAPSDLDAALARLAQSNPA, encoded by the coding sequence ATGACTTCACACGACACGCTCATTGACCTGCCCGCCTATCTCGCACGCATCGGTTTCAGCGGCGGCGAGCGGCCCGCGCCCACGCTCGACACGCTGCGCGCGCTGCACTTGCTGCATCCACAGGCGATACCGTTCGAGAATCTCGACGTGCTGCTCGGGAGGCCGGTGCGTATCGATATCGAGTCGATTCAGCGCAAGCTCGTCATGAACCGGCGCGGCGGTTACTGCTACGAACACAACCTGCTTTTCCGCAGCGTACTCGAAGCACTGGGTTTTCGCGTGAAAAGCTACGCGGGCCGCGTGCTGTGGGGCCGCGATGCGTCGGTCATGCCGCCGCGCTCGCACATGCTGCTCGTCGTGGAACTGGACGAAGGCGCGTTCGCCGTCGATGTCGGCTTCGGCGGCATGACGCTTTCCGCGCCGCTCGCGCTTCAGGCGGGGCTCGAGCAGATCACGCCGCATGGCGCCTTCAGGCTGCAGCGCATCGACTGGGACGCGGGCCTGCCGAACTATCGAATGGAAGCGCTCATCGACGGAACGTGGACGGCCCTCTACCGCTTCAATCTCGATCCGCAATACGACATCGACTACGAGATGTCGAACTACTTCGTCTCGACTTATCCGCAGTCCATCTTCGTGCATAACCTGCTGGTCGCGCGGCTCGCGCCGGGACGCCGCTACGGCCTCTACAACCTGCGCTTGTCCCTGCACGACGAGCGCGCCGGCACCACGCACCGCGAACTCGAAAGCGTCGAAGCGCTTCGGCAAGTGTTGAGCGAGGACATCGGCATTCGTCTGCCCGATGCCGACGGCACGATTGCTCCGTCGGATCTCGACGCGGCGCTCGCGCGGCTCGCGCAGTCGAATCCCGCCTGA
- the corA gene encoding magnesium/cobalt transporter CorA, with amino-acid sequence MLVNCAAYQNGRKLADVQIDDINAYRDVPDSFIWVALKEPGPGELAHMAHQFGLHELAIEDAQHGHQRPKIEEYGDSLFAVFHTVEFDEEGELLVGEINVFVGRNYVISVRNRTTQGFQEVRKRCEREPQLLKHGPAFVMYALLDAVVDRYFPVLESLGNALDEVEERIFERNGSAASREIIEDLYSLKRRMTLMQHHTAPLLEAVSKLYGGRPPGVCAGMQEYFRDVYDHLLRIVKTIEGRREMIVTAIQVNLGLIALAESEVTKRLGSFAALFAVPTMIAGIYGMNFHRIPELDWTYGYPACLGVMLLVDIVLFWRFKKAGWL; translated from the coding sequence ATGCTGGTCAATTGCGCGGCTTATCAGAACGGCCGAAAGCTCGCAGACGTACAGATCGACGACATCAACGCGTACCGGGACGTGCCCGACTCGTTCATCTGGGTCGCGCTAAAGGAACCCGGGCCGGGCGAGCTTGCGCACATGGCGCATCAGTTCGGCCTGCATGAACTGGCCATCGAGGACGCGCAGCATGGTCATCAGCGCCCGAAGATCGAAGAGTACGGCGATTCGCTTTTTGCTGTCTTCCATACCGTCGAGTTCGACGAGGAAGGCGAGTTGCTCGTCGGCGAAATCAACGTGTTCGTCGGGCGCAATTACGTGATCTCCGTGCGCAATCGCACGACGCAGGGCTTTCAGGAAGTGCGCAAACGCTGCGAGCGCGAGCCGCAGTTGCTCAAGCACGGCCCGGCGTTCGTGATGTACGCGCTGCTCGACGCCGTCGTCGATCGCTACTTTCCCGTGCTCGAATCACTCGGCAACGCGCTCGACGAAGTGGAAGAGCGCATCTTCGAGCGCAACGGCTCGGCGGCGTCCCGCGAGATCATCGAAGATTTGTATTCGCTCAAGCGCCGCATGACGCTCATGCAGCATCACACGGCGCCGCTGCTCGAAGCCGTGAGCAAGCTGTACGGCGGGCGGCCGCCGGGCGTGTGCGCGGGCATGCAGGAATATTTCCGCGATGTCTACGACCACCTGCTGCGCATCGTGAAGACGATCGAAGGCCGCCGGGAAATGATCGTCACGGCGATTCAGGTGAATCTCGGGCTGATTGCGCTCGCCGAAAGCGAAGTGACCAAGCGCCTCGGCTCCTTCGCCGCGCTCTTCGCCGTGCCGACGATGATCGCCGGCATCTACGGCATGAACTTTCATCGCATACCGGAGCTTGACTGGACGTATGGCTACCCGGCGTGTCTCGGCGTCATGCTGCTGGTCGATATCGTGCTCTTCTGGCGCTTCAAGAAGGCGGGTTGGTTATAA